A section of the Elizabethkingia anophelis R26 genome encodes:
- a CDS encoding DUF4377 domain-containing protein — MKKILAFSKLFVAVLGLFVLQQCNVQKTAKGNDAETFVVASKQVDCTGVGKQKCYLVKEGEAKIWSYMYQSVEGFTYEPGYEYVLKVKKEKVANPPADASSVRYILEKVVSKKQKISEDLPQ; from the coding sequence ATGAAAAAAATACTTGCATTTAGTAAACTATTTGTTGCCGTATTAGGACTTTTTGTACTTCAGCAGTGTAACGTACAAAAGACAGCTAAAGGAAATGATGCTGAAACATTTGTAGTGGCTTCAAAACAAGTTGACTGTACTGGTGTAGGAAAGCAAAAATGCTATTTGGTAAAAGAAGGAGAAGCTAAAATCTGGAGTTATATGTATCAGTCTGTTGAAGGCTTTACTTATGAACCTGGATACGAATATGTATTGAAAGTAAAAAAAGAAAAAGTAGCTAATCCACCTGCGGATGCTTCTTCTGTAAGATATATTCTGGAGAAAGTAGTTTCGAAAAAACAGAAAATATCAGAGGATTTACCTCAATAA
- the purE gene encoding 5-(carboxyamino)imidazole ribonucleotide mutase gives MIGIIMGSQSDLPIMEQAANFLNDLGIPYELTVVSAHRTPERMFEYAKSAKQRGLKVIIAGAGGAAHLPGMVASCTTLPVIGVPILSSNSIDGWDSVLSILQMPGGIPVATVALNGALNAGILAAKIIGSADEQVAEKLQQYQDTLKDKVLGTVDVIKAQHPNHYDQ, from the coding sequence ATGATCGGAATTATTATGGGAAGTCAGAGCGACTTACCAATTATGGAACAGGCAGCCAATTTTCTTAATGATTTAGGTATTCCATATGAACTGACTGTGGTTTCTGCACACAGAACACCGGAGCGTATGTTTGAATATGCTAAGTCAGCAAAACAGAGAGGATTGAAAGTAATTATTGCCGGCGCAGGAGGTGCAGCACATCTTCCCGGAATGGTGGCAAGCTGTACAACGCTTCCGGTAATCGGAGTTCCAATATTATCCAGTAATTCCATAGACGGATGGGACTCTGTCCTGTCTATTCTGCAAATGCCTGGTGGTATTCCGGTAGCAACAGTCGCATTGAACGGCGCCTTGAATGCAGGTATTTTAGCAGCTAAAATAATAGGAAGTGCAGATGAACAGGTTGCGGAGAAACTGCAACAATATCAGGATACATTAAAAGATAAAGTTTTAGGAACTGTGGATGTGATTAAAGCACAGCATCCTAACCACTACGATCAGTAA
- a CDS encoding DUF6630 family protein, whose product MWNPFRKKKKIKHNKYNFDFESFYKLFMYLQEDNSYVETLVEGQHKVAEMIWYEIPNSYRDSETDLNVLKKNGFSNFYELLNKVHEKAEIGLIDTEEWLKNDGQYNLMQFNFRTDPSEEEQSYFKSALHKFYVLFVIVGDGEEINAYRIFYKRGMDYSIAGLLDSTDIVDLNNPDSEIEPAIAELEKVLAAMSQETGVEINKGITDKYPNARVSREITLQDFKDVLGLANYWEIEDLEEKAQYLYEQNYRDKDELIAELEEKDEDWEYYDDGYFPLRFEIIHEDNYWYSDWKFDPEDIEGIIGAFLDERWNFNYPEETYSHDLFPYIQKALAERDLELMNMNTLGDSYGFFLVKKENVAPLLSLSAKMALGIEQLR is encoded by the coding sequence ATGTGGAATCCTTTTAGAAAAAAGAAAAAAATAAAACATAATAAATACAACTTTGATTTCGAAAGTTTTTATAAGCTTTTTATGTATCTGCAGGAAGACAATAGTTATGTAGAAACACTGGTGGAAGGGCAGCATAAAGTCGCAGAAATGATCTGGTATGAAATCCCAAACTCTTATCGGGATAGTGAGACTGATCTGAATGTGTTAAAGAAAAATGGATTTTCTAACTTTTATGAGCTACTGAATAAAGTCCATGAAAAAGCAGAGATTGGTCTTATAGATACAGAAGAATGGTTGAAAAATGACGGACAATATAATCTTATGCAGTTCAATTTCCGAACAGATCCTTCTGAAGAAGAACAAAGCTATTTTAAAAGTGCACTCCACAAATTCTATGTGCTTTTCGTAATAGTAGGCGATGGAGAGGAAATAAATGCTTATCGTATTTTTTACAAGAGAGGTATGGATTATAGTATTGCAGGATTACTCGATTCAACTGATATTGTTGATCTTAATAATCCGGATTCTGAAATAGAGCCAGCCATAGCTGAACTTGAAAAAGTATTAGCAGCTATGTCTCAGGAAACCGGAGTAGAGATTAATAAAGGCATTACAGATAAATATCCGAATGCCAGAGTTTCCAGAGAAATTACATTGCAAGACTTTAAAGACGTCCTGGGTTTAGCAAATTACTGGGAGATTGAAGATTTAGAAGAAAAGGCTCAATATCTGTATGAGCAGAATTATAGAGATAAAGATGAACTGATTGCAGAACTGGAGGAAAAAGATGAAGATTGGGAGTATTATGATGATGGTTATTTCCCATTAAGGTTTGAGATTATTCATGAAGATAATTATTGGTACAGCGACTGGAAATTTGATCCGGAGGATATTGAAGGAATTATCGGAGCATTTTTGGATGAAAGATGGAATTTCAATTATCCTGAAGAAACATACAGCCACGATCTTTTTCCTTATATACAGAAAGCTTTGGCGGAAAGGGATCTTGAGCTAATGAATATGAATACTTTAGGAGATTCCTATGGCTTCTTTTTGGTGAAAAAAGAAAATGTTGCACCTTTGCTTAGTCTTTCTGCTAAAATGGCTTTAGGAATAGAGCAATTACGATAA
- a CDS encoding DMT family transporter produces MRDYKLLFAILTVAIVWGTTFLGIRVAVESIPGWFVAGIRQLLAAIIMGTILIFRKELKWIGWKNLRYQIIFSTLMLVGANGLTTVAEENVTSSLASLISACAPILVFLGSLAVGLQKFSFRAMTGILICFFGIIFIFWDGLKDLANPSYRNGIFLMFCAISGWASGTIFTKKMNIQSGNISLNLFYQFAFAGIVQIILAFIFSDNYNFGNWTLKSISAMIYLAVFGSVTAFFAFHYALTKITPIQVSILAYINTIIAIFLGWLLLDEEISIKFIIAAFLIICGVFITNYKPKSERRLT; encoded by the coding sequence TTGAGAGACTATAAATTACTATTTGCTATTCTGACGGTGGCCATCGTCTGGGGAACTACTTTTTTGGGGATACGTGTTGCAGTGGAAAGCATTCCCGGATGGTTTGTCGCGGGCATACGCCAGCTTCTGGCCGCAATTATAATGGGAACAATTCTTATATTCCGGAAAGAACTGAAATGGATTGGCTGGAAAAATTTAAGGTATCAGATTATTTTCTCTACCTTAATGCTTGTAGGTGCTAATGGCCTAACTACAGTTGCTGAGGAAAATGTAACGAGTAGTCTTGCTTCTCTGATTAGTGCCTGTGCCCCTATTCTGGTTTTTCTGGGAAGTTTGGCTGTAGGATTACAGAAGTTCAGTTTTCGGGCAATGACAGGAATTCTGATTTGTTTCTTTGGGATTATCTTCATTTTCTGGGACGGATTAAAAGATCTGGCCAATCCAAGCTACAGGAATGGTATTTTTCTGATGTTCTGTGCTATTTCAGGATGGGCATCAGGAACGATTTTCACTAAAAAAATGAATATACAAAGCGGCAATATCTCATTGAACTTATTTTATCAATTTGCTTTTGCCGGAATTGTACAGATTATACTGGCCTTTATATTTTCAGACAATTACAATTTTGGAAACTGGACCTTAAAAAGTATATCGGCTATGATCTATCTTGCTGTTTTTGGTTCCGTGACTGCTTTTTTCGCTTTTCACTATGCACTCACCAAAATCACACCAATACAAGTTTCCATACTGGCTTATATCAATACTATTATTGCTATATTTTTAGGCTGGTTACTTTTGGACGAAGAAATTTCTATTAAGTTTATTATAGCAGCATTTCTTATTATCTGCGGTGTGTTTATTACGAACTATAAACCAAAATCTGAACGTAGGCTAACATAA
- the rluF gene encoding 23S rRNA pseudouridine(2604) synthase RluF, with the protein MEKTRINKYLSEVGYCSRRAADKLLEEGRITINGKLPEMGTKVSDEDEIFVDGVSIRKTDEEHVYIAFNKPVGIVCTTDTKREKNNIIDYINHPKRIFPIGRLDKPSEGLILLTSDGDIVNKILRSRNNHGKEYLVRVNQPITPKFLDKMRNGVPILDTVTKKCEVEQIDNFTFRIVLTQGLNRQIRRMCEFLGYEVKKLKRIRIMNIRLDLPIGKWRDLSAQELKDLNNLLEDSHKTID; encoded by the coding sequence TTGGAAAAAACACGTATCAATAAATACCTTTCAGAAGTAGGCTACTGTTCCAGAAGAGCAGCAGATAAATTATTGGAAGAAGGCAGAATTACAATAAACGGAAAACTGCCGGAAATGGGGACTAAAGTTTCGGATGAAGATGAAATCTTTGTAGATGGAGTTTCTATCCGTAAAACAGATGAAGAGCATGTTTATATAGCTTTCAATAAGCCTGTAGGTATTGTTTGTACAACCGATACCAAGCGGGAAAAGAATAATATAATTGATTATATTAACCATCCTAAACGTATTTTTCCAATTGGACGACTGGACAAGCCAAGTGAAGGATTAATTTTGCTGACATCGGATGGTGATATTGTAAATAAGATCCTCCGTTCCCGAAATAATCATGGTAAAGAATATCTGGTAAGAGTAAACCAGCCTATAACACCGAAGTTTCTGGATAAAATGAGAAACGGAGTGCCTATTCTGGATACTGTTACTAAAAAATGTGAAGTAGAGCAGATTGATAATTTTACATTCAGAATTGTTCTTACCCAAGGATTAAACCGACAGATTCGGAGAATGTGTGAATTTCTGGGCTACGAAGTAAAAAAGCTGAAACGTATTCGTATTATGAATATCAGACTGGATTTACCAATTGGTAAATGGCGGGATTTAAGCGCTCAGGAATTAAAAGATCTTAATAACCTGCTGGAAGATTCTCACAAAACAATAGATTAA